The DNA sequence AATCTGTAATCATACAGCATGTGGATGAAAGGACAAGGACAGCGAGGATATATTCCAGGGCTGAACCTGAAAAGGAATTGGATGTATCTGTCCTGAATCTGATCGAGGGTTGAGATCATATTTTTAAAATATTATGAAAGTTCATTGACTTTTACTGGTTTAATATTGTAAAGTATAGAAAATTCAATAACTGTATTTCTTATCAAGAGAGGCAGAGGGTATGGCCCTGTGAAGCCTCAGCAACCTTCAATGGATAATATTGAAAAGGTGCTAATTCCTGCAGGTCCTTTATGGGCTTGAAAGATAAGAAGAATGACAAGTGCTGCATCCAAAAAGTCTTCTTCTTATAGAAGACTTTTTTT is a window from the Bacillus infantis NRRL B-14911 genome containing:
- a CDS encoding H-type small acid-soluble spore protein; this translates as MNIGRAKEILMSADPIKVSYEGESVIIQHVDERTRTARIYSRAEPEKELDVSVLNLIEG